TTGAATACCCTGGTAAAATAACTCTGATCCTGAAATCCTACCATTAGTGCTACGTCGAGAATATTTAGATCCAACCGTACCAGGTATTTTTTACTTTCTTCTACCCTTAATTTGTTGAGATAGTCGGTATAGCTCATTCCCACTTCTTCTTTAAACAACTTTGAAAAGTAATTAGGACTTAAGTGCACATACCTGGCAACCTCTTCAAGAGTCAGATCCCTTTTATAATTCTTTTTTATATAATCAATAGCTTCATAAATCGTCGTATTTTTAGACTGACCGATATTATATATACTCTCTGTAAACCTATCCAGCACTTTTACAAGCCAGTAGCAGAGCTCATCAACATCAGATATGGCACCAACGTCTTGAAGATATTTTAAATTAAGGCCAAAAATCATCTCCAGGTCAGCACCACCTTCTACCGCTGCCCTTGACAGAATCACAACTAACTCTAAAACTCGGGCTTTCATGTATTCAAAATTGCCACCACTTTTAAAAAATATATGACCTAGCAGTTCATTTAATATGGCTTTCGCCGCAATCTTTTCGCCTGATTTTACCAGTCTTACCAGTTCCCTTTCTTTTTCAAAGGGGTAATAGGAAAATGTGTTTTCATCCTTTATCTCCTGTATTTCTTCGGCAATTCTGGCCTGTGCCTCATAAAATTCCCTTTTAGCTTTTAACTGAAGCATCTCTTCAGAACTTATGTGTTCTGACACCATAAGCAAAAGTTCTGATAGATAGCGTATGCGCTCTGGTATAACTACAGGTATATTTTTAAGAGATTGCCTTAACAAATCAAGCTGCTGGCTAGTTAAATCATACTTTTTTACCATATCATCCAACATGATGTCATCAGGTTGAATCATCAATACAGGTCCCGCCACTAAAATGGCAACCATCACCTTATTAATCACCACAGGCGCAGACCAGTGTACAAGACCACTAGGGCAGCAGAAAATATACGATTCTCCAAAGTTTTCGGCTCTATAACCTGACTCCACATGTATTCTTCTGCAATACTCATCACCTACAAATTTCTTAAAATAGCGGCAGAATTCATAGCTGTTATTAGTCTGGTACAGTACATCTCCCACAGGATTTATCGCGTATGCGTCTACGCCGGTTGAATTTCTGTACACGTCTATACTCTTCTGCAACACTTCCCTGGATATCATAGGAAACAGCTCCTAGAAATACATCTCATTCATAAATTCCATTTGAAATACAGGCATAGCAGAAAGTTCTACATATTTTACCTCATTTCTTATCTTTGCCGCCAATTCAAGGTAATCATCTGAAAGCAAAGCCATCTTGGCCCCGACTCCCGCTCCATTTCCTATCTGAACGATTCTATCTTTTAGTATCTTGGGAATGAGTCCAATGTTTACAGCACTTTCTATTCTTATATAGTTACCAAAACCTCCTGCAAAATAGACCTTCTGTATATCTTCAGCTTGAATACCCAGCTCCTTTATCAGGATGTTTACACCAGCTGCTATAGCACCCTTTGCTAACTGAAGTTCCCTTATATCCTTCTGGGTCAACACAATTCCCGTTGAATCATCAAGCACAAATGCGACCTGACCGTTATATTCCACCAACCTCTTTAAAAGCCGGGGTTCCAATAGACCTTTCAGCTCTTCAGCTCTGTGCATCTTGCCTGTCTCATCAATTATTCCTTTTCTAATGAGCTCAGAAACGGCATCCACGATGCCCGAACCACAAATCCCTATAGGTCTTTTGTCGCCTATGGTTTTATAAATACTATCGCTATCAAGATCTACATAGCTTATAGCGCCTGCAATACCTCCTGTTCCAAAAGTTATCTTAGCACCCTCAAAAGCAGGGCCTGCAGCCGCAGAGCAAGATATCATCTTATCTTTATTGCCCAACACTATCTCTCCATTGGTACCAATATCCAAAAGTAAGCTTATCTCTTCGCTCTCATACATGCCGCTTGCTATAATCGCTGCAATGGTATCTGCACCTATGTACCCAGATACCATGGGCAACATCACCACATAACCCTCAGGGTTTATTTTTATCTCCATTTCACTGGCTTTAAACTCTAATTCTTTGGTATATGCAGGTATATAAGGAGCGTTGGCGATATTGCCGCAGGGTATCCCTGCAAACATGTGCATCATGGTAGTGTTACCTACCACCACAATTTCATATATGTCATTGCTGTTTATGCCATTGTTTTGGCAAAAGTAAGACACGATGTCGTTCAACTCTTCTATTATTAAATCGTGAAGCTCACCTAATCCCCTTTGATTCATAATCGTATGGTTTATCCTCGTTATTACATCAGCTCCATAGCGTTTTTGAGGATTGAGAGCCGAATAGACGTCCAATTGTCTGCCTGTCTTTAAATCCAGAAAATACGCAGCAATTGTCGTCGTTCCTATATCCACTGCAATACCGTAAAGGTCTTCACGATCTCTTGACACCAAATCTAAAAGCTCGCCATTTCTTACTACCGCATTTACATTAAACGCGTTTTGTCTCAAGACATCGGGTAATTTGTATATAACGTTATGCCCTACCTTTACGCTTCCAATGTTATCTTCCAGCCTTTTAAGATCATCCCTTTGATCATCCAGTCCTGGCTCTTCCAGTGAAACATTGATTTTTTTTACTCTGGGTTTTAGCACAATTCCCTTTTCTTTACCTGAAGATAATACTACCGCATCCCTATCTATTTCTGGCACCAGGACTTCCATATCCTCATCAATGAGAACAGCACATGCCAATCTATAACCTTTTTGAGCTTCTTCTTTGGATATAAAACCTTTTTCAATCTGTGTTAACCTATCAAATGGTTTTACAGGATGTACAATAACCCTGCACTTGCCACACGTTCCATGGCCGTTACAAGAATTCTCCACAGGAACCTTGTGTTCAGCCAGGACATCCCAAAGGCGCTGATTCCGCTTCACTTCTACCATCAGCCTATTGCCACCATTTATTATGTTCACATTATAACTTTGTTTCGCCCTCGGCATAACCCTGAACGCGCAATTATCCAGCTCACAATCGATGCAATCATGGTCCACTCTAGACACGGGAATACCTTTACCCATTCCATAAACCACGGATAGAGATTTAATGGGCTTCATCATAAAGTTCTCAGATAATTCTACCCCTATAGAGCTGCCATCGAGTATGCTAAATATGACCTCTTGATCCTTTATGTCCCAGTCATTGTGCCCCGGACTCAATCTATGTGTTATTCCAATACCTTCATTTTTAGCCGTATTCACTAACTGAAGCCAGAATTTTCTGTTAAGGCTACCCAATGCTGCGGCACCTATAGCATCGTAAACCATTCCCTTGAAATAATCCCCTAAACTGAAATGTTTATCGCACAGTTCATCAATATCCGGGCCTATAGTGGTTATAGCTATGATCAGCGAATCAGCTCCTTTTATATTTCTTATGAGATAGTCACCTTTAAATTGATACTTTCCATCGACCAAGACAACCTTTTCTCGTTCATTTACTTCAAAAGGCAGCCTCTCATAGACTACCATAGGTTTTATAAGCGACATGGAATGAGATATGGCTTCATCCACTTCTTTTAATATATCCTGTGGTATACTGCTAATCTCTTTATATCCCATATTTTTGAGGACGATGCTTTTATTTATAAGGACTTCTATATTTTTTTCAATCGGCATACGAAAACTTCATCTCCCCTATATCATAGTACCAGACAAGCGTAAACATATCTTTTAATTTGCTATTATTTTTTTTAATTTTATATGGTATACTTTACAAAATCTTCGACAAAATAATGTGAAATCCTCTTGCACATCAGATAAAATCATGGTAGTATCTTTATATAGATTATATCATAAAACAAGGAGGTCGCAAAATGAGATATACAAATGCAAAAACCTTAAGTACAAGAGATGTATTTATATATGCAGAAAGCGTTATGATCTTTGACAACATTTCATATTGCAGTAAAAGCACCAACACCATTTTGCGGCCCGTATGCTGTGGTTTTCGTAAGAGGCCATTTCGTACTTAAAAACTATACTATAACTTATTAAAGACAGTGAAAAAAGCCACGGGAACGCATAGATGGATGTATTTCCGTGGCTTTTTTATGTCTAATCAAACGTCAAAGGGGGTTTATTCTATGTCATCATACAAGAGAATTCTGTCACATTTATACAAACAGCGATACCTGGCGTTGCTGCCTGTATTATCCATAGCCTTAACTGTTGGCCTCGACCTTTATAATCCATATTTTTCTAGAATTCTTATAGACAAGGTTATCATAGGAAAACAGACCAAACTTCTGACCGGTATACTCATAACGCTTATATCTATAAACGCCATAAGGGGTATACTGATGTATCTAAGGTCTTATTACCTAGAGATGGTGTCTGAAAATACCGTACTCGACTTAAAATACGATTTGTTCAGGCATATCCAATCCATGCCTTTCAAATTCTTTGACGACATGGAAACAGGTGAGTTGATGTCCAGGATGACCAATGACATTGACAACATCAAAGCTGTCATCGCTTATGGAGCCAGCATATTTATAGAGTGCATTGTGTACCTGATATCCGCGACTATCTTGCTGTTGAATATAAGCGTAAAGCTTACACTATTATCTATTGTGGCGTTGCCCTTTGTAGCGTACCTGGCATTTCGCTTTGAAAAACTTATAGACAGAATATACGGCAAGATAAGCGATCAGGCAGCCAAGCTCAACTCTACTGCTGAGCAGAACATCGCGGGTATGAGGGTCGTCCACGCTTTTGGCAGGTGGAATTACGAAAGAGAAAAGTTCCGAAAAGAAAATAAATCTTTTCTGGACTTGAATATAGAGGAAACAGAAATATGGGCTAAATATATACCTATGATGGACTTTTTAAGCGGTTTAAGCGTCATAATCATGTTATACGTAGGTGGCCTTATGGTCATAAAAAAGACCATAACCATAGGGGAATTGGTGGCTTTTAACGGCTATATCTGGATGCTTATATGGCCCGTTAGAAACATGGGATGGCTTGTCAATATGATGGCTCAAGCCAAAGCATCTGCCGGCAAGATAATGTCTATATTCAACGCAAAGCCTGAAGTTGCAGATGCCAAAGATTCTATTGCTGTAGAGAATATACGGGGACACGTGGTCTTCAAAGACGTCTCTTACAAAAGAGAAGGCCAAACCATACTTGAAAAGATAAATATCGATGCAAAGCCCGGCTCAAAAATCGCCATAATGGGTACTACAGGTTCAGGAAAAACTTCCATAGTAAACCTCATAGGCAGGTATTACGAACTAACTTCAGGTGAGATAACCATTGACGGCATAAACATAAAAGACATGAGCCTTCGCAACTTAAGAAGCTGCATTGGTATAGTTATGCAAGATACATTTCTCTTTTCTGATACCATCGCTGCAAATATCGCTTTCGGTAAGCCTGATGCTACCATGGAAGAAATCATAAAAGCCGCAAAAATAGCCAGAGCCCACGACTTTATTATGAGCATGCCTGAGGGCTATGATACCGTGGTCGGTGAGAGAGGGGTAGGTCTGTCAGGAGGACAAAAGCAGAGGATAGCCATTGCCAGAGCAATCCTCAAAGATCCTAAGATTTTGATACTGGACGACGCCACATCCGCTGTGGATATGCATACCGAAAAAGAGATCATTGAAGCACTGAGCAATGTAATGAAAGGTCGTACCACCTTTATAATCGCCCATAGAGTGTCATCAGTCAAAGATGCCGATGAGATTATCATGCTAGAAAATGGTAGAATTGTAGAGCGCGGCAATCATAGAGAACTTATTGATAAAAAGGGCAAGTATTTCTCTCTTTATACCCAGCAATACAAGGTATTCGAATTTATCGACGAGGAGGCAATATAAAATGGCAAAAAGCAAATTGCTAGATGATGAGGTACTGGAAAAACCTTTTAACAAGAACACCTTTTTGAGGATAGCGGGATATTTAAAACCTCATATAAAAGCCATCGCGCTGATCCTGACCCTCATTGGCATAACATCAGTCATAGGGCTTTTAAACCCATACCTCATGAAACAATCTATTGACAACTATATATCTAGAGGAGATATAAAAGGCCTAACGGTGCTTGTGTTGGTGTTCCTAACCTTGAATATCATCTCCATGATATGCTCAAGGTACAGGATAAGTATTATGTCAAAGGTGGCCAAAAATATCTTATATCAAATACGACAGGATTTGTTTTCCCACCTTCAAGAGCTTTCCATAGATTTCTTTGAGAGCAGGCCAATAGGTAAAATCCTCTCAAGGGTTATAGGCGATGTAAATTCGCTAAATGACGTCATTATAAACACAATCACCAGTATCGTACCTGACTCTATAACACTGATTGCCATCATCATAATCCTTTTTAAGCTCCATGCCCGCCTGGCAATCATAGGCCTCATTATCTTGCCATTCCTCGCCGTAAGTCTTTTTACTATCCAGGTCGTATCAAGGAAGAGATGGCAGCAGGTCAGGAAAAAATTTTCAACAGCCAATGCCTATATTCATGAGACTTTTGCAGGAGCAAAAGTCGTAAAAGCTTTTGTCATGGAAGATGACACCTGCAATACCTTCTTAGACCTTTCAAAGGACATAAGAAGGGTTTGGTTAAACGCCATAAGGATAAACAACGCGCTATGGCCGGTAATTGACGCTTCATGGGGTATAAGTATGGCTCTCGTCTACTGGTACGGAATAAAGCTATTAAATACTGGCGGAATTACCATTGGGCTCCTGGTTGCCTTTACAGGGTATATCGGTATGCTCTGGCAGCCCATAATAAACTTGAGCAATTTTTATAATTCCCTTATATCAGCTATGGCTGGAGCTGAGCGCATTTTTGAAATCATGGATATAAAGCCTGCCATCATAGAAAAACCAGATGCCGTTGAAATAAGTGAGATAAAAGGTGAAGTAGAATTTAGAAATGTAACCTTCAGTTACGACAAGGAGAGAGATGTACTTAAAAATGTAAGCTTTAAGGTAGAACCGGGTGAGACCATCGCTCTGGTAGGCCCTACAGGAGCCGGTAAAACCACCATAATAAATCTTATCGCCCGCTTTTATGACGCTACCGAAGGAAAGGTATTAATAGATGGGCGAGATATCAGGGATATAAAACTGAAATCCTTAAGATCCAAGATGGGAATAATGTTGCAAGATACGTATCTTTTTAATGGTACCATCGCTGATAATATAAGGTATGGAAAATTAGACGCCACTATGGATGAAATAGTAAACGCCGCAAAATTGGTCGGAGCCCATGATTTCATAATAAACATGGAAAAAGGTTATGACACGGAAATCAAAGAAATGGGCAACAGGCTATCAGTAGGACAGCGCCAGCTCATAGCCCTGGCCAGAACCATAATAGCCGATCCCCATATTCTCATACTGGATGAAGCTACATCCAGTATAGATACCCATACCGAGATAATGCTGCAAAAAGCGCTAGAAAAAGTCATGGAAAATCGTACATCTTTCGTAATAGCCCACAGGCTTTCAACCATAAGAAACGCTGACAGAATATTTGTAGTAGACGATGGTAGAATCATAGAAATGGGATCTCACAGCGAACTCATAAATCTTAAAGGACTTTATTACAATCTGTATAAGTCGCAGCATGAAGCCATGGAAAAGATCTCTTGATATATGTAAGCACACTACCTGGCCACATGTCTTGACTTATATAAATCAATGGTATACAATGAAAAATATAGAAAGGTAGACATTTGCCTGGTAATTAAAGAAGGGGGAGGTAAGGATTATGAAAATAGGTTTAAGTACCTATAGTTTAGTACAATTAATTTACAAAAATGAAATGACAGTACTGGACGCCATACAGTGGATAGCAGACAATGGAGGCGAACATGTAGAAATAGTGCCTTTTGGGTTTACTTTGGCTGATAACCCTCAGCTCGTAGAAGATATTAGAAAAAAAGCTGAAGATGTAGGTCTGGAAATCTCTATGTATTCAATACTGGCTAATTTATTACAAGAAACAGAAGAAGATTACGAAAGAGAAATCAAAAGATTAATGGATGCAGTCGATATCACTCACAATTTAGGCGCTAAGTTCATGAGGCATGATGTTGTCGCATTTAGAAATATGCCTGAAGACCCAGTAAAACAATTTGAAATAGATTTGCCAAAAATCGTAGAAGGGTGTAAAAGGATCGCTGATTATGCAGCTCAGTATGGTATAATAACGACAATAGAAAACCATGGGTTCTATGTAAATGGAAGTGAACGCGTGCAGAGAGTCTTAAATGCGGTGAACAAACCTAATTTTAAGACAACTGTTGACGTAGGAAATTTCTTATGCGTAGATCAAGACCCATTGATAGGTGTAAAGGATAATATGCGCTTTGCCGCCATGATACACCTAAAAGATTTTTACGTCAGAAAATATTATGATAATCCTGGTGAAGGCTGGTTTAGAACATCCCACGGGAATTATTTAAGAGGTGCAATAGTCGGCCAGGGAGACATGGATATACGCCATATAATTAAAATTATAAAAGACTCCGGTTATGATGGATATATATCAGTAGAATTTGAAGGCCTGGAAGACCCAAGAATTGGTTCGAAATATGGTATGGATAATGCAAAGCGCATCTGGAATGAGGTTTAAGAGGTAACAGAATCGTTCTTGTAAATAAGTAAAGGACCGATAAAACGGTCCTTTTTATAAATTATAAAAGGTATATTAGCCTATCCGGCAACGTTTTCGCTGACATTTACCCTTTTCACATTTATAAAAGACGTAGAAATCAGATTGAGCAAAGCGATAAATGCAGCCCCTAAGAACACATATTTATAACCGTAAAGAGTCCATATCAAACCTCCCAGCGTAGGAATGCTCATAGATACCATGTGATCTAGACTCACACCGGTCGATAAGGTAGCTGTAAGGTCTTCTGGATCTATTATTGTTTTCTTTATGTACGTAGACCTAGCCATGCCTACAGCCATAAGCATCTGATCTACGATATAGCATGCAAAAGCCATATATAGAGCAAAACTTTCTGCGCGAAATTTTCCTAAATAAGCGTATCCCAAACTTATAAATATGAGTATAAAGGCTTCTCCCATGAGTATGTATTTTTCCCCTATAATGTCGATCAATCTGCCTACCAACGGTTTAAAAAATATCCCTATTAAAGCACCCACGATACCCAGCACCGCAAAAACCTCTACCTTCTGGTTAAATACTTTAATAAGTACCCACGGAGCAAATGTTATAAATACCTGCTTTCTAGCTCCAAATAATATATTTAGCCAGTAAAAAAGGCTGTACTGTTTTCTAAATACAAACTTGGCTTTCTGTAACTTCGGTTTTTCTGAATGCATCCTTATAGTCAATACTGCCGCCGTTACGAAAGCGAAACCTGCTATGATAAACCCCAAATTGTAACTAATTTTAAAGATACCAAATCCCAGCAACACTGCAATACAACCTAGCACGTTACCCAAAGTATTTATAGAGTTTAACGTCCCCAACCGTTTACCCATATCCTCTTCTGTTGAAAGATTCATCCCGATACTGGAAGAAACAGGCATATACAGATGAAGACCCGTGCTATAAAGCACAAGCCATATCAACAGCACGTTAAAAGAATGGGCAAAAAGGCCTATGCCAAAAAGGCCCAAAGCTCCTACTAAATTGGCTACTACCGCAATCCTCACATCGCCCAAGAAGAATAAAAAGCCCGCTATAAAAACTACCAGAAGCCCGGGCAACTCCCTTGGAAATTCAATCCAGCCCCTCTGCAATGCTGAAATTTTAAACACTTCATTTAAATAATTGTTCAATGTAGAATCGGAAATGCCTGAAGCAAAACCCAAAAACGCACCCGCCAGAAGAAAAAGTATGAAATCCCTTTCCTTTCTAGACAAAAAAAATACCTCCCCCGCAAAAAATACATTACGATACTTTTTAATTATAGCATATTATAAATATCATGTAAAATAAAAGCCAGAGGAACGATCCTCCAGCTTTTGTTATATTTATTCCTTTTATTTAACAAGTTATTAAACAAGCTTTACTCAATAACCACACCTGACGAAACCAGTTTAACTCCATTTGCCAATGTATCGCCCACAGGGCATCTCTTTTCAATGAATTTAGCAAATTCCTTTACTTTATCTTCCGGCGAATCACTCTTTATGTGCATCTTAAATCTGACCTCCAGGAAACCTGGTCTGACATCAGAAAGACCCATAAACCCATCGGTATCCAGATCGCCTTCCAGCTCGACCCAGAATTCCTGCAGGTTTATGCCCTGCTGTTCAGCAAAAACTGCTGCAACAATGGACTGGCATGAACCCAATGCGCAGAGAAGGGCTTCTACAGGATTCATTCCCTTATTGGTACCGCCCAGATCCTCTGGTTCATCTAAAACCATTTTAAATCCTCTCACATCGCTCTCTACCGCCAAGCCTTCTGGCAACTTTCTAGAAGTGGCCTTAAAAGTCACTACTGCCATTTTCAATTCCTCCTTTTACTAAATTATATATTTCGAAAGCTCTATAAGAGCTTCGAACACGAGGTAAAGACAACACATATTTAATGCCTATATCATTGGCATAATTCTTATAATACTCAAATTCATCTAAAGGCACATATCTCACCACATCATGGTATCTATAATCAGGTTGCAAATACTGTCCTATAGTCAATATATCACAGCCGTATTTACACAAATCATCAATGGTTCTTTTTACTTCATCTTTGGTTTCTCCTAAACCCAGCATAATACCGCTTTTAGTTATAAAACCTTTTTGCTTTATATAGCAAAGTACTTCCAGTGACCTTTTGTATACAGCTTTTGGTCTCACTTCTCTATAAAGTCTTTCAACGGTCTCTATATTATGGCCTACCACATCAGGTCCGGATCTCAATACATTATCCAGCAAATCTTTCCTGCCATGAAAATCCGGTATCAATACCTCAACGGCGATATGTTT
This DNA window, taken from Caldanaerobius fijiensis DSM 17918, encodes the following:
- a CDS encoding PocR ligand-binding domain-containing protein, which produces MISREVLQKSIDVYRNSTGVDAYAINPVGDVLYQTNNSYEFCRYFKKFVGDEYCRRIHVESGYRAENFGESYIFCCPSGLVHWSAPVVINKVMVAILVAGPVLMIQPDDIMLDDMVKKYDLTSQQLDLLRQSLKNIPVVIPERIRYLSELLLMVSEHISSEEMLQLKAKREFYEAQARIAEEIQEIKDENTFSYYPFEKERELVRLVKSGEKIAAKAILNELLGHIFFKSGGNFEYMKARVLELVVILSRAAVEGGADLEMIFGLNLKYLQDVGAISDVDELCYWLVKVLDRFTESIYNIGQSKNTTIYEAIDYIKKNYKRDLTLEEVARYVHLSPNYFSKLFKEEVGMSYTDYLNKLRVEESKKYLVRLDLNILDVALMVGFQDQSYFTRVFKKYEGISPGQFRKMSWGNI
- a CDS encoding ASKHA domain-containing protein — translated: MPIEKNIEVLINKSIVLKNMGYKEISSIPQDILKEVDEAISHSMSLIKPMVVYERLPFEVNEREKVVLVDGKYQFKGDYLIRNIKGADSLIIAITTIGPDIDELCDKHFSLGDYFKGMVYDAIGAAALGSLNRKFWLQLVNTAKNEGIGITHRLSPGHNDWDIKDQEVIFSILDGSSIGVELSENFMMKPIKSLSVVYGMGKGIPVSRVDHDCIDCELDNCAFRVMPRAKQSYNVNIINGGNRLMVEVKRNQRLWDVLAEHKVPVENSCNGHGTCGKCRVIVHPVKPFDRLTQIEKGFISKEEAQKGYRLACAVLIDEDMEVLVPEIDRDAVVLSSGKEKGIVLKPRVKKINVSLEEPGLDDQRDDLKRLEDNIGSVKVGHNVIYKLPDVLRQNAFNVNAVVRNGELLDLVSRDREDLYGIAVDIGTTTIAAYFLDLKTGRQLDVYSALNPQKRYGADVITRINHTIMNQRGLGELHDLIIEELNDIVSYFCQNNGINSNDIYEIVVVGNTTMMHMFAGIPCGNIANAPYIPAYTKELEFKASEMEIKINPEGYVVMLPMVSGYIGADTIAAIIASGMYESEEISLLLDIGTNGEIVLGNKDKMISCSAAAGPAFEGAKITFGTGGIAGAISYVDLDSDSIYKTIGDKRPIGICGSGIVDAVSELIRKGIIDETGKMHRAEELKGLLEPRLLKRLVEYNGQVAFVLDDSTGIVLTQKDIRELQLAKGAIAAGVNILIKELGIQAEDIQKVYFAGGFGNYIRIESAVNIGLIPKILKDRIVQIGNGAGVGAKMALLSDDYLELAAKIRNEVKYVELSAMPVFQMEFMNEMYF
- a CDS encoding ABC transporter ATP-binding protein gives rise to the protein MSSYKRILSHLYKQRYLALLPVLSIALTVGLDLYNPYFSRILIDKVIIGKQTKLLTGILITLISINAIRGILMYLRSYYLEMVSENTVLDLKYDLFRHIQSMPFKFFDDMETGELMSRMTNDIDNIKAVIAYGASIFIECIVYLISATILLLNISVKLTLLSIVALPFVAYLAFRFEKLIDRIYGKISDQAAKLNSTAEQNIAGMRVVHAFGRWNYEREKFRKENKSFLDLNIEETEIWAKYIPMMDFLSGLSVIIMLYVGGLMVIKKTITIGELVAFNGYIWMLIWPVRNMGWLVNMMAQAKASAGKIMSIFNAKPEVADAKDSIAVENIRGHVVFKDVSYKREGQTILEKINIDAKPGSKIAIMGTTGSGKTSIVNLIGRYYELTSGEITIDGINIKDMSLRNLRSCIGIVMQDTFLFSDTIAANIAFGKPDATMEEIIKAAKIARAHDFIMSMPEGYDTVVGERGVGLSGGQKQRIAIARAILKDPKILILDDATSAVDMHTEKEIIEALSNVMKGRTTFIIAHRVSSVKDADEIIMLENGRIVERGNHRELIDKKGKYFSLYTQQYKVFEFIDEEAI
- a CDS encoding ABC transporter ATP-binding protein; this translates as MAKSKLLDDEVLEKPFNKNTFLRIAGYLKPHIKAIALILTLIGITSVIGLLNPYLMKQSIDNYISRGDIKGLTVLVLVFLTLNIISMICSRYRISIMSKVAKNILYQIRQDLFSHLQELSIDFFESRPIGKILSRVIGDVNSLNDVIINTITSIVPDSITLIAIIIILFKLHARLAIIGLIILPFLAVSLFTIQVVSRKRWQQVRKKFSTANAYIHETFAGAKVVKAFVMEDDTCNTFLDLSKDIRRVWLNAIRINNALWPVIDASWGISMALVYWYGIKLLNTGGITIGLLVAFTGYIGMLWQPIINLSNFYNSLISAMAGAERIFEIMDIKPAIIEKPDAVEISEIKGEVEFRNVTFSYDKERDVLKNVSFKVEPGETIALVGPTGAGKTTIINLIARFYDATEGKVLIDGRDIRDIKLKSLRSKMGIMLQDTYLFNGTIADNIRYGKLDATMDEIVNAAKLVGAHDFIINMEKGYDTEIKEMGNRLSVGQRQLIALARTIIADPHILILDEATSSIDTHTEIMLQKALEKVMENRTSFVIAHRLSTIRNADRIFVVDDGRIIEMGSHSELINLKGLYYNLYKSQHEAMEKIS
- a CDS encoding sugar phosphate isomerase/epimerase family protein is translated as MKIGLSTYSLVQLIYKNEMTVLDAIQWIADNGGEHVEIVPFGFTLADNPQLVEDIRKKAEDVGLEISMYSILANLLQETEEDYEREIKRLMDAVDITHNLGAKFMRHDVVAFRNMPEDPVKQFEIDLPKIVEGCKRIADYAAQYGIITTIENHGFYVNGSERVQRVLNAVNKPNFKTTVDVGNFLCVDQDPLIGVKDNMRFAAMIHLKDFYVRKYYDNPGEGWFRTSHGNYLRGAIVGQGDMDIRHIIKIIKDSGYDGYISVEFEGLEDPRIGSKYGMDNAKRIWNEV
- a CDS encoding MFS transporter, which gives rise to MSRKERDFILFLLAGAFLGFASGISDSTLNNYLNEVFKISALQRGWIEFPRELPGLLVVFIAGFLFFLGDVRIAVVANLVGALGLFGIGLFAHSFNVLLIWLVLYSTGLHLYMPVSSSIGMNLSTEEDMGKRLGTLNSINTLGNVLGCIAVLLGFGIFKISYNLGFIIAGFAFVTAAVLTIRMHSEKPKLQKAKFVFRKQYSLFYWLNILFGARKQVFITFAPWVLIKVFNQKVEVFAVLGIVGALIGIFFKPLVGRLIDIIGEKYILMGEAFILIFISLGYAYLGKFRAESFALYMAFACYIVDQMLMAVGMARSTYIKKTIIDPEDLTATLSTGVSLDHMVSMSIPTLGGLIWTLYGYKYVFLGAAFIALLNLISTSFINVKRVNVSENVAG
- a CDS encoding OsmC family protein, which translates into the protein MAVVTFKATSRKLPEGLAVESDVRGFKMVLDEPEDLGGTNKGMNPVEALLCALGSCQSIVAAVFAEQQGINLQEFWVELEGDLDTDGFMGLSDVRPGFLEVRFKMHIKSDSPEDKVKEFAKFIEKRCPVGDTLANGVKLVSSGVVIE
- the lipA gene encoding lipoyl synthase produces the protein MFYADIKDIEKWEGINSYLLKNGINTVCREAFCPNMCECYANNTATFLILGKVCTRNCTFCCIDKGIPEKVDVEEPKKIAEYVKRLGLKYAVITSVTRDDLPDEGSNQFARVIDEIKKMDKHIAVEVLIPDFHGRKDLLDNVLRSGPDVVGHNIETVERLYREVRPKAVYKRSLEVLCYIKQKGFITKSGIMLGLGETKDEVKRTIDDLCKYGCDILTIGQYLQPDYRYHDVVRYVPLDEFEYYKNYANDIGIKYVLSLPRVRSSYRAFEIYNLVKGGIENGSSDF